One window of Cohnella hashimotonis genomic DNA carries:
- a CDS encoding aldolase has product MATSTLKKQAYKAFGCTMLSDIAFPELPKCEGHEGYAESQGIIVELADLTESWSALSQPGRSSYAAPGRVMFRVPGTAIYDIKDGRHIAVCPEETADEDELRLFILGSCMGAALMQRGLLPLHGSAVAIDGQAYGIVGDSGAGKSTLAAAFLQAGFPLISDDVIALDFSGGYARPLVIPSYPQQKLWQQSLDGFGISNESLRPIFKRETKFAVPLKAGYHSQPIPLAGIFELVKSDQKEPSLVPVVKLDRLSLLRRHTYRQFWLDRLGLTDWHFRKTAELAARIDIFRLERPDAGFTAPDLVKRMLHILSKEGWSP; this is encoded by the coding sequence ATGGCGACAAGCACGTTAAAAAAGCAGGCTTACAAGGCTTTCGGATGCACGATGCTGAGCGATATCGCGTTTCCCGAATTACCGAAATGCGAAGGGCATGAAGGATATGCCGAGTCGCAAGGCATAATCGTCGAACTGGCTGATCTCACCGAATCGTGGTCAGCGCTGTCGCAGCCGGGGCGCAGCTCGTACGCAGCGCCGGGCCGGGTTATGTTCCGAGTGCCGGGAACGGCGATCTACGATATCAAAGATGGACGGCATATTGCCGTATGCCCGGAGGAAACCGCAGACGAAGACGAGCTGCGCTTGTTCATTCTCGGTTCGTGCATGGGCGCGGCATTAATGCAGCGGGGACTCCTGCCGCTTCACGGCAGCGCGGTGGCGATTGACGGACAGGCCTACGGTATCGTGGGCGATTCGGGTGCAGGAAAGTCGACGTTGGCTGCAGCGTTTCTTCAGGCGGGTTTCCCGCTCATTAGCGATGACGTTATCGCGCTCGATTTTTCCGGCGGGTATGCCAGACCGCTGGTCATCCCTTCTTATCCGCAGCAGAAACTATGGCAGCAAAGTCTGGACGGCTTCGGCATTTCGAATGAATCGCTCCGTCCGATCTTTAAGCGCGAGACCAAATTTGCCGTACCGCTTAAAGCGGGCTATCATTCGCAGCCGATTCCGCTCGCCGGCATCTTCGAGCTCGTAAAGTCCGATCAGAAAGAGCCGTCGCTTGTTCCTGTGGTCAAGCTGGATAGGCTGTCTCTCCTGCGACGTCATACGTACCGGCAATTTTGGCTGGATCGGTTGGGGTTGACGGATTGGCATTTTCGCAAGACGGCCGAATTGGCCGCCCGTATCGACATTTTTAGGCTGGAACGTCCTGACGCGGGCTTTACCGCACCGGACTTGGTGAAGCGTATGCTTCATATTTTATCAAAGGAAGGCTGGTCACCATGA
- the galU gene encoding UTP--glucose-1-phosphate uridylyltransferase GalU, protein MSKVRKAIIPAAGLGTRFLPATKAMPKEMLPIIDKPTIQYIVEEAVESGIEDIIIVTGKGKRSIEDHFDHAFELESNLAEKGKLKLLEEVRRSSKVEIHYIRQKEPKGLGHAVWCARRFIGDEPFAVLLGDDIVRSEVPCLKQLIHQYEHTESPIIGVQPVSDQETQRYGIIDPASKDGPMYKVANFVEKPALGTAPSNLAIMGRYVLTPEIFPFLELQEQGVGGEIQLTDAISKLNAVRQAYAYHFSGKRYDVGEKLGFILTTIDFALQNEELRKPLLEAMEILMQSAYTTGAIS, encoded by the coding sequence ATGAGCAAAGTCCGCAAAGCGATTATTCCCGCGGCAGGGCTGGGCACCAGGTTCTTGCCCGCTACCAAAGCTATGCCGAAGGAGATGCTGCCGATCATCGATAAGCCTACGATCCAATATATCGTAGAAGAAGCGGTGGAATCGGGCATCGAAGATATCATTATCGTGACGGGCAAGGGCAAGCGGTCGATCGAAGATCATTTCGATCACGCCTTCGAATTGGAGAGCAACCTGGCCGAGAAGGGGAAGCTCAAGCTGCTGGAGGAGGTCCGACGGTCCTCGAAGGTCGAGATTCACTACATCCGGCAAAAGGAACCGAAGGGACTTGGCCACGCGGTTTGGTGCGCGCGCCGGTTTATCGGCGACGAGCCCTTTGCCGTCCTGCTCGGCGACGACATCGTTCGCTCCGAGGTGCCTTGCCTCAAGCAGCTCATCCATCAATACGAGCACACCGAATCGCCGATTATCGGCGTGCAGCCGGTATCGGATCAGGAGACGCAGCGCTATGGCATTATCGATCCCGCCAGCAAAGACGGCCCGATGTACAAGGTGGCCAATTTCGTTGAAAAGCCGGCTCTCGGCACGGCGCCGTCCAATCTGGCCATTATGGGGCGATATGTTTTAACGCCCGAGATCTTCCCGTTTCTCGAGCTGCAGGAACAAGGCGTCGGGGGCGAGATTCAACTGACCGATGCGATCTCCAAGCTGAACGCTGTCCGGCAGGCGTACGCCTACCATTTCTCTGGGAAGCGGTACGATGTGGGCGAAAAGCTGGGCTTCATTTTAACGACGATCGACTTTGCCTTGCAGAACGAGGAGCTTCGTAAACCGCTGCTGGAAGCCATGGAGATTCTCATGCAGTCCGCATATACGACTGGCGCGATCAGTTAA
- a CDS encoding lasso peptide biosynthesis PqqD family chaperone, producing the protein MTIETAIPQQATIRQTPGNIVSDMDGEKVMLNVQLGKYFNLGEIGGRVWELIGNVTTVEALVDQLTAEYAVERETCEAHVRSFLAQLSEQQLITVSAAGGPDERA; encoded by the coding sequence ATGACGATTGAAACGGCGATTCCGCAACAGGCTACGATTCGGCAGACGCCAGGCAATATTGTCAGCGATATGGACGGAGAAAAAGTGATGCTGAACGTTCAACTCGGCAAATATTTTAATCTTGGCGAAATCGGCGGGCGAGTCTGGGAACTGATCGGGAACGTAACGACCGTCGAAGCGCTTGTCGATCAATTGACAGCCGAGTATGCGGTCGAGCGGGAGACTTGCGAGGCGCATGTCCGGTCTTTTCTGGCGCAGCTCTCCGAGCAGCAATTAATTACGGTATCGGCCGCAGGAGGGCCGGATGAGCGCGCTTAG
- a CDS encoding paeninodin family lasso peptide, which translates to MNKEWTKPSLEVLEVKLTFAGPGVTIPDSLDPDEATQHHS; encoded by the coding sequence ATGAACAAAGAATGGACGAAGCCTTCGCTGGAAGTGCTTGAGGTAAAACTGACGTTCGCCGGCCCTGGCGTAACGATTCCGGACTCCCTTGATCCGGACGAAGCGACTCAGCACCACAGCTAA
- a CDS encoding ABC transporter ATP-binding protein produces the protein MRSALFFLMQLRAFAGRGLYWNVLGMIAVSMLEGIGLILLIPMLGMGGISGIDAASSPISAWLAPISGLPSAWQLPVVLGLFVFIVLTQALLKQRVSLQNARMNQKFEFRLRSDTYRGILQANWEYFIRMRKSDLINALTGELARVNGGITLSLQLLASVIFTIIQIGLAFWLSPVITLIVLICGAVLAFFMRRTLRKAKTLGNRSSDLARQYLAGISDQLSGIREIKTNALERSRLSWLESVSAEIHEEQYAFLKLRSKSQSAYQAVSAILIALFLFVFVHMLHTRLEQLILIVLIFSRLWPRFTGIQSNLEQIASYLPSLRSVLGIQADCRAAAELSFGDEIKSEGMAIRQALACRSVYYRYDVTQPRYALRNIDLSIPALGMTAVVGRSGAGKSTLIDLLMGLTTPERGSIAIDGIPLTRERLHAFRQSVGYVPQDPFLFNDTIRNNLLLVKQDASENELWECLEFSASADFVRKLPQGLDTFIGDRGVRLSGGERQRLVLARAILRKPSILILDEATSALDSENELKIQEALEKLRGRMTLVVIAHRLSTIRGANQVIVLDQGEVVQSGSFSELAAEKRGLFGSLLENQTLAASG, from the coding sequence ATGAGATCCGCACTGTTTTTTTTGATGCAGCTGCGTGCATTTGCGGGGCGCGGGCTTTACTGGAACGTGCTGGGCATGATTGCGGTCAGCATGTTGGAGGGAATCGGGCTGATACTGCTCATCCCGATGCTTGGCATGGGCGGCATCTCCGGCATAGACGCAGCTTCATCGCCGATATCGGCCTGGCTCGCTCCGATCAGCGGCCTTCCATCCGCCTGGCAGCTTCCGGTCGTGCTCGGATTATTCGTTTTTATCGTGCTTACGCAAGCGCTGCTCAAACAAAGGGTCTCTCTGCAAAATGCCAGAATGAATCAAAAGTTTGAATTTCGGCTGCGCAGCGATACGTATCGCGGCATTTTGCAGGCAAACTGGGAGTATTTCATCCGCATGCGCAAATCCGATCTCATCAATGCGCTAACCGGAGAGCTGGCTCGCGTAAACGGAGGCATCACGCTATCGCTTCAATTGCTCGCTTCCGTTATCTTTACCATCATCCAGATCGGCCTGGCGTTCTGGCTGTCGCCGGTCATTACGTTAATCGTGCTGATTTGCGGGGCCGTTTTGGCATTTTTCATGCGTCGTACGCTGCGTAAAGCGAAAACACTCGGCAACCGGTCGTCCGATCTGGCGAGACAATATCTGGCGGGCATCTCCGATCAGCTTAGCGGGATCAGGGAGATCAAGACGAATGCGCTGGAGCGATCGCGACTATCCTGGTTAGAGTCGGTTAGCGCTGAAATTCACGAAGAGCAATACGCGTTTTTAAAGCTCAGAAGCAAATCGCAATCCGCCTACCAGGCCGTCTCCGCCATTCTAATCGCGCTATTTTTGTTCGTATTCGTGCATATGCTCCATACCCGGCTCGAACAACTGATTTTGATCGTCCTTATCTTCTCCCGTCTATGGCCGCGTTTTACCGGCATTCAATCCAATCTCGAACAGATCGCTTCCTATTTGCCGTCTTTACGGTCCGTGCTGGGCATTCAAGCCGATTGCAGGGCCGCGGCGGAGTTGTCCTTCGGGGACGAGATAAAGTCCGAAGGCATGGCGATCCGTCAAGCGCTGGCGTGCCGATCCGTATACTATCGTTACGATGTCACGCAGCCTCGTTATGCCCTGCGCAATATAGACCTGTCCATTCCGGCGCTGGGCATGACGGCCGTCGTAGGGCGTTCCGGCGCGGGCAAGAGCACGCTTATCGATTTGCTCATGGGATTGACGACGCCCGAACGGGGAAGCATCGCCATCGACGGAATCCCGTTAACCCGGGAGCGATTGCACGCGTTCAGACAATCGGTTGGATACGTTCCGCAGGATCCGTTTTTGTTTAACGATACGATTCGCAACAATCTCTTGCTGGTCAAGCAGGATGCCTCGGAAAATGAACTTTGGGAGTGTCTGGAATTTTCTGCGTCCGCGGATTTCGTACGCAAGCTTCCGCAAGGGCTGGATACATTTATTGGAGACCGCGGCGTACGCTTATCGGGCGGAGAGAGACAGCGGCTCGTCCTGGCCAGGGCGATTCTCCGAAAACCTTCCATCCTTATTTTGGATGAGGCGACAAGCGCGCTTGATTCGGAAAACGAATTAAAAATCCAGGAGGCGCTGGAGAAGCTGAGAGGCCGTATGACGCTTGTCGTCATCGCTCATCGCTTGTCCACGATTAGAGGCGCGAATCAAGTTATCGTTCTGGATCAAGGCGAAGTCGTACAATCCGGCTCGTTTTCCGAGCTGGCCGCCGAGAAAAGGGGACTATTCGGCAGTCTTCTGGAAAACCAGACCTTGGCCGCTTCGGGTTAA
- a CDS encoding CpsD/CapB family tyrosine-protein kinase: MTTPALRSATIMDSNPFSPVSETYHTLRANIEFLSNKNPIEAITITSTEWGEGRTTTAVNLALAYSRSGKKVLLIDADLRRPTLHAILGQLRRDGLSNYLANQQTLQDIVKESGYSNLHVITAGDQLPGPTELLSSGRLAELFEELKGRYDRVIVDASPLTAAADAQIVAAATDGVVLVVAYASTKRAELQKTAKTLSQNGTPLLGIVLNKAERNG; the protein is encoded by the coding sequence ATGACCACCCCCGCATTGAGATCCGCGACTATTATGGACAGCAACCCCTTTTCGCCAGTCTCCGAAACGTACCACACGCTAAGGGCCAACATTGAATTTCTGTCGAACAAAAATCCGATCGAAGCGATTACGATCACCTCCACCGAATGGGGCGAAGGCCGGACGACAACGGCGGTCAATCTGGCGCTTGCCTACTCGAGATCCGGCAAAAAGGTGCTTTTGATCGACGCGGATTTGAGGAGGCCTACGCTGCATGCGATTCTGGGGCAGCTTCGCAGAGACGGGCTAAGCAACTACCTGGCTAACCAGCAGACGCTTCAAGACATCGTTAAAGAATCCGGCTATTCCAATCTTCATGTGATTACGGCTGGCGATCAACTGCCAGGGCCGACCGAGCTGCTGTCCTCGGGCAGACTCGCAGAGCTGTTCGAAGAGCTGAAAGGTCGTTACGATCGCGTCATCGTGGACGCATCGCCTTTGACGGCCGCGGCCGACGCGCAGATCGTGGCTGCCGCTACAGATGGCGTCGTGCTCGTCGTCGCGTACGCGAGCACGAAGCGGGCCGAGCTGCAGAAGACCGCGAAGACGCTCTCCCAGAACGGAACGCCATTGCTCGGAATCGTGCTTAATAAGGCCGAACGCAACGGATAA
- a CDS encoding nucleotidyltransferase domain-containing protein, whose product MTAIVRDENVGFFCDEMALLQDLLRRSAAEASMDDDPFASVDWPRFLKLAKNHRVYPVLSAYLNKKTTEIPDYVKAELDTESRYNRFKMLSLAAEMSRISACLASGGIRSLVLKGPLLAQDLYGDLSKRTSKDLDILIPAAKLDKARSLLAELGYECEREQLPNVLNGWKWRHHHVSFIHPSHSLQIEIHWRLAPGPGREPGFDDLWSRRREHSFGSGQVAYLGPEDQFLYLIHHGARHGWFRLRWLCDIDVLARRELDWSSCARLSARYGTGHLVGQALILASRFFHTPVPKELESFTRLKRAGERIPQVLLFIRESLENAPPERVRTYERYLFAIKPRRQKLLYLLSLLYPYPMDAKTLPLPASFHFLYFPLRPVLWIWRKLDRTGKPSLVKGGESKLL is encoded by the coding sequence ATGACGGCAATCGTTAGAGACGAAAATGTTGGCTTCTTTTGCGACGAGATGGCGCTATTGCAGGACTTGCTGCGCCGGAGCGCAGCGGAAGCGTCGATGGATGACGATCCATTCGCTTCGGTGGATTGGCCCCGTTTTTTGAAGCTTGCCAAAAACCATCGGGTATATCCCGTATTGTCGGCGTACCTCAACAAAAAAACGACTGAAATTCCCGACTACGTGAAGGCCGAGCTGGATACGGAAAGTCGGTACAACCGATTCAAGATGCTTTCGCTGGCTGCAGAGATGAGCAGAATTTCGGCTTGCCTGGCATCGGGCGGCATCCGTTCTCTTGTGCTCAAAGGGCCGTTGCTTGCGCAGGATCTGTACGGGGATCTCTCGAAAAGAACCTCCAAGGATCTGGACATCCTCATTCCTGCCGCAAAACTTGATAAGGCAAGGTCCTTATTGGCGGAGCTGGGATATGAATGCGAGAGAGAGCAGCTGCCGAACGTGCTGAACGGCTGGAAATGGAGACATCACCATGTTTCCTTCATTCATCCCTCTCATTCCTTACAGATCGAGATCCATTGGCGTCTGGCGCCGGGACCGGGAAGAGAGCCGGGCTTTGACGATTTATGGTCGCGCAGGCGCGAGCATTCGTTCGGCAGCGGCCAAGTCGCCTATCTGGGTCCGGAAGATCAATTTTTGTATTTGATTCATCATGGCGCGCGCCACGGCTGGTTCCGGCTCCGCTGGCTCTGCGACATAGACGTTCTGGCCCGTCGCGAGCTCGATTGGTCCTCATGCGCGCGGTTATCGGCGCGGTACGGGACCGGACATTTGGTCGGGCAGGCGCTTATACTTGCCTCTCGATTTTTTCATACGCCCGTTCCCAAGGAACTGGAGAGCTTTACAAGATTAAAGCGGGCAGGCGAGCGAATTCCGCAAGTGCTCCTGTTTATTCGGGAATCGCTGGAAAATGCGCCGCCCGAGCGCGTACGGACATACGAGCGGTATTTGTTTGCCATTAAGCCGCGGAGACAAAAGCTTCTATATTTGCTCAGCCTGCTCTATCCCTATCCTATGGATGCCAAAACGCTCCCGTTGCCTGCATCGTTCCACTTTTTGTATTTTCCGTTGCGTCCCGTGCTATGGATATGGAGAAAGCTGGACAGAACGGGCAAACCTTCTCTTGTCAAAGGCGGTGAATCTAAACTCCTATGA
- a CDS encoding sugar transferase produces the protein MAKSSKEMEMAYAGVSYPSAGLARSAPRSHRSYERSKRLLDILMAAIGLVVLSPLMVMVAVLIKIDDPRGGVLFRQVRVGKWGQEFTMFKFRSMAVDAEQRLEQLLQLNEIQGKMFKMKNDPRITRIGRLLRKTSLDELPQLWNVLTGEMSLVGPRPSLPREVEQYTIAERERLHVIPGCTGLWQVSGRSRLSFEQMVALDLYYIRHRNLRMDIGLIFRTFKVMILKSDAF, from the coding sequence ATGGCGAAATCTTCCAAGGAAATGGAAATGGCATACGCCGGCGTCTCCTATCCCTCAGCGGGGCTCGCGAGGAGCGCGCCGAGATCGCATCGATCTTACGAACGTTCCAAGCGGCTGCTCGATATCTTGATGGCGGCGATCGGATTGGTCGTGCTGAGTCCGCTGATGGTCATGGTGGCCGTCTTGATCAAGATCGACGATCCGCGCGGCGGCGTCCTGTTCAGGCAGGTGCGGGTCGGCAAGTGGGGACAAGAGTTCACGATGTTCAAGTTCCGGTCGATGGCCGTAGATGCGGAGCAAAGGCTGGAACAACTGCTGCAGCTTAACGAGATCCAGGGCAAAATGTTCAAAATGAAAAACGATCCGAGAATTACGAGAATCGGCCGGTTGCTGCGAAAGACGAGCCTAGACGAGCTGCCCCAGCTCTGGAACGTGCTGACGGGAGAGATGAGCCTCGTCGGTCCGAGACCTTCGCTGCCGCGAGAGGTGGAGCAATATACGATCGCGGAGCGGGAACGGCTGCATGTCATTCCGGGCTGCACGGGATTGTGGCAGGTCAGCGGGAGAAGCCGACTGAGCTTCGAGCAGATGGTAGCGCTCGACTTATATTACATTCGCCACCGGAACCTGCGCATGGATATCGGATTGATATTCCGTACGTTCAAGGTCATGATTTTGAAAAGCGATGCGTTTTAA
- a CDS encoding YveK family protein yields the protein MDLEFKKYMTAVKKRFWVIVLAVLVACASAFFYSRSMEADYYSASTKLIVNKTSQVLGGEQMDLNAIGVSMQLMGTYAQIILSPAIMDKVVEQYPDLGLTSNGLTGMITVRPLGETQVMVIAARDTSYARAAEAVNAVTDVFQAEIPKIMKVDNVTVLNKAKENEPTAPTGQSLTKNMMIAFLVAFTLATGVIVLLEYLDTSIKSEEEIWQLFGVQTFAVVPRIRKRDFRRKLKKAEGAERPVHATATIRTEGKA from the coding sequence ATGGATCTGGAATTCAAAAAGTACATGACGGCAGTCAAGAAGCGCTTCTGGGTCATTGTTCTTGCGGTGTTGGTGGCCTGCGCTTCCGCTTTCTTTTATTCGCGAAGCATGGAGGCCGATTACTATTCGGCCAGCACCAAGCTGATCGTGAACAAAACGTCCCAGGTGCTCGGCGGCGAGCAGATGGATCTCAACGCAATTGGCGTGAGCATGCAGCTCATGGGAACGTATGCGCAAATCATTTTATCGCCGGCCATTATGGATAAGGTCGTCGAACAATATCCCGATCTGGGACTCACATCGAATGGGCTTACGGGCATGATCACCGTGCGGCCTCTCGGCGAGACCCAGGTCATGGTCATCGCTGCGCGCGATACGAGCTACGCACGGGCCGCCGAGGCCGTAAACGCCGTGACGGACGTGTTCCAGGCGGAGATTCCCAAGATCATGAAAGTAGACAATGTGACGGTCCTGAACAAGGCTAAAGAAAATGAACCCACCGCTCCTACCGGTCAAAGCCTTACTAAAAATATGATGATTGCTTTTCTCGTCGCCTTCACGCTGGCGACCGGCGTTATCGTTCTTTTAGAGTATTTGGACACGTCAATCAAATCCGAAGAGGAAATCTGGCAGCTATTCGGGGTGCAAACCTTCGCGGTCGTTCCCCGCATACGAAAGAGAGACTTTCGCCGGAAACTCAAAAAAGCAGAAGGGGCCGAGCGGCCTGTCCATGCAACGGCAACGATTAGAACGGAGGGCAAAGCCTGA
- a CDS encoding lasso peptide biosynthesis B2 protein, whose protein sequence is MSALRWVTRIASADSQDRRMFLEALAYLSWARFLILLPFHKYARLLGQPMSETSLETEPGNRELASRVSSAIRRAGRLTPLDTRCLVRAIAAMKMLKRRGVESTLYLGTAKDKDGRMIAHAWLRCGNLYVTGATEMRGFTVVGKFARHIIPAEHEGSQ, encoded by the coding sequence ATGAGCGCGCTTAGATGGGTGACGCGCATCGCTTCCGCGGACAGCCAAGACAGACGAATGTTCTTGGAGGCTCTGGCCTATCTTTCATGGGCACGGTTTCTAATCCTACTCCCCTTCCATAAATATGCGCGTTTACTAGGGCAACCTATGTCGGAAACTTCCCTTGAAACGGAACCAGGCAACCGAGAACTCGCTTCCCGCGTCTCCTCCGCCATTCGCAGAGCCGGAAGGCTGACTCCGCTAGATACGAGATGTTTGGTCCGCGCGATCGCGGCAATGAAAATGCTTAAGCGAAGAGGCGTCGAGAGTACGTTGTACTTAGGTACGGCCAAGGACAAGGACGGGCGTATGATCGCTCATGCCTGGCTTCGGTGCGGAAACCTGTACGTGACCGGGGCTACAGAGATGCGGGGGTTCACGGTCGTCGGCAAATTTGCCCGGCATATCATTCCAGCGGAACATGAGGGATCGCAATGA
- a CDS encoding UDP-glucose dehydrogenase family protein, with translation MKVTVIGTGYVGLTTGICLAYIGHEVVCADTNESKVRQLRDGHIPIYEYGLPEMLAASGERIRFTAQCRQAVGTADIVILAVGTPAKAEGAPELAYLYAAMETVLDGIAEKQTPTLVVNKSTVPVGTGDKLAAMAASRGISHRVEIASNPEFLRQGSAMPDTLYPERIVAGGSPTAQAALKELYGPLLRQDFSPPALAPRPPGLASVPFFAVDLKSAELGKYAANAFLAMKISFINEMANLCDRVGADVSEIAGILGSDSRIGKAFLQAGIGYGGSCFPKDTKALHHIAGTSGYDFKLLSSVIEVNRFQKYVLVGKLRSALGALDGRRVTILGLTFKPETDDMREAPSLPIIEALLAEGACVTAHDPVGLPAAKALLPAEAKTTTNLDEALQDADAAVLVTEWPVYLNYGGRTYRQRMRQPIFVDGRNALPVSDRGWLDYYGVGMRALPSAALST, from the coding sequence ATGAAAGTAACGGTGATCGGCACGGGCTACGTGGGCCTGACAACGGGCATTTGCTTGGCCTATATCGGGCATGAGGTCGTGTGCGCAGATACGAACGAGAGCAAGGTCCGGCAATTGCGGGACGGCCATATTCCGATTTATGAGTACGGCTTGCCGGAGATGCTTGCAGCGAGCGGGGAACGGATTCGTTTTACCGCACAATGCCGGCAAGCTGTCGGAACCGCCGATATCGTCATTCTGGCCGTGGGTACGCCGGCAAAGGCGGAGGGCGCTCCGGAGCTTGCTTACCTGTACGCGGCCATGGAAACGGTACTGGACGGCATAGCCGAAAAGCAGACCCCGACGCTCGTCGTCAATAAAAGCACGGTACCCGTCGGCACCGGCGATAAGCTGGCGGCGATGGCGGCATCCCGCGGAATCTCCCATCGCGTCGAGATTGCCTCGAATCCGGAGTTTCTCCGTCAAGGCAGCGCGATGCCGGATACGCTCTATCCCGAACGAATCGTCGCCGGCGGCTCTCCGACTGCTCAAGCGGCGTTAAAAGAGCTTTACGGTCCGCTCCTCCGACAGGATTTTTCTCCTCCCGCGCTTGCTCCCAGGCCGCCCGGCCTTGCGTCGGTTCCCTTTTTTGCCGTGGATCTGAAAAGCGCGGAGCTCGGCAAGTATGCGGCCAACGCCTTTCTGGCTATGAAAATCAGCTTTATTAACGAGATGGCCAACCTGTGCGATCGCGTCGGTGCGGACGTTTCGGAGATCGCCGGGATATTGGGATCCGACTCCCGTATCGGCAAGGCGTTTTTGCAGGCTGGCATCGGCTACGGCGGAAGCTGTTTTCCGAAGGATACCAAAGCGCTGCACCACATTGCGGGCACGAGCGGCTACGATTTTAAGCTGTTATCCTCCGTGATCGAAGTCAACCGGTTCCAGAAATACGTGCTCGTCGGAAAGCTTCGCAGCGCCTTGGGCGCGCTTGACGGCCGGCGGGTGACGATCTTGGGCCTCACCTTCAAACCCGAAACGGACGATATGCGCGAAGCGCCCAGCCTGCCGATCATCGAGGCGCTGCTTGCCGAAGGCGCATGCGTTACGGCGCACGATCCGGTCGGCCTGCCTGCGGCTAAGGCATTGCTGCCCGCCGAGGCGAAGACGACGACGAATCTGGACGAAGCGCTCCAGGACGCGGATGCGGCGGTGCTCGTGACCGAATGGCCGGTCTACCTGAATTATGGAGGACGTACATATCGCCAGCGGATGAGGCAGCCTATTTTCGTGGACGGCCGCAACGCTTTGCCGGTCTCCGACAGAGGCTGGCTGGACTATTACGGGGTAGGGATGCGCGCGTTGCCCTCGGCGGCACTCTCGACCTGA
- a CDS encoding glycosyltransferase family 4 protein, whose protein sequence is MGTTSKAIAVIAYELPSDRERTGGVSHFNHRLCNRLSEMGHRVTAYSVRTAEEVQNAAYRIVTVAENATQGRLRRYYTAPLLGRKLSFDDYDLVLSSGDDWAMRRSGAPWVRIMHGSAWREMTHNKRAIRKANLLLQYALEQISAVRSTVTLFNSRDTKRLYPKRAADRIVHLPVDTRRFSPGPKNDAPTLLFVGGLDSRKRGRWLLELFNERIRPSIPSAQLWMVCEPGEEAPGVTYFRMVSQERLADLYRQAHVFCMPSTYEGFGIPYLEAMASGTLVVTTPNPGAIELLDGGQYGRIVEDGALADALIESLREPVGHGRWTAPALRWARNHDWSVLVDEFLLAGAGAVGINTR, encoded by the coding sequence GTGGGCACGACAAGCAAGGCGATAGCGGTCATCGCCTACGAGCTTCCGTCCGACCGGGAGCGCACGGGCGGCGTGAGCCATTTTAACCATCGCTTGTGCAACCGGTTAAGCGAGATGGGACATCGCGTTACTGCCTATTCGGTGCGAACGGCCGAAGAGGTGCAGAATGCCGCGTACCGGATCGTGACCGTTGCGGAGAATGCGACGCAGGGCAGATTGCGCCGTTACTATACGGCACCGTTATTAGGACGGAAGCTGTCGTTCGACGATTACGATCTCGTGCTTTCGAGCGGCGACGATTGGGCGATGAGACGGTCCGGGGCACCATGGGTCAGGATCATGCACGGCAGCGCCTGGCGAGAGATGACGCACAACAAGCGCGCGATTCGAAAAGCCAATCTGCTGCTGCAATACGCGCTCGAGCAAATCTCGGCCGTGCGTTCGACCGTCACGCTGTTTAATTCGAGGGATACCAAGAGGCTGTATCCGAAGAGAGCGGCCGACCGGATCGTGCATCTTCCCGTCGATACGCGACGCTTTTCCCCGGGTCCTAAGAACGATGCGCCTACGCTGTTGTTCGTAGGGGGACTTGATAGCCGTAAGAGAGGGAGATGGCTGCTCGAGCTGTTCAACGAGCGGATCAGGCCTTCGATTCCGTCGGCGCAGCTGTGGATGGTTTGCGAGCCCGGTGAGGAAGCTCCCGGCGTCACTTATTTTCGAATGGTTTCGCAGGAGCGATTGGCCGATCTGTATAGACAGGCTCATGTTTTTTGCATGCCATCGACATACGAAGGCTTTGGCATTCCTTATCTGGAGGCGATGGCCAGCGGCACGCTGGTCGTGACGACGCCGAACCCTGGCGCTATCGAGCTGTTGGACGGCGGGCAATATGGGCGAATCGTAGAAGACGGCGCTCTGGCGGACGCGTTAATCGAGTCGCTGCGTGAGCCTGTCGGTCACGGGCGCTGGACGGCCCCGGCTCTCCGTTGGGCAAGGAATCACGACTGGTCCGTGCTGGTTGACGAATTTTTACTGGCGGGCGCGGGAGCGGTCGGGATTAATACGCGATAA